TCGTCGTATCATCAATAAGAAAAATCTTGGGCACGTCAGTCAGGTTGGATATATAGGTAAGAGACGTGGGTGCAAACGACTGAATAAAAACAGGTTGTTTCAACCATTGCTTTGACAAATAGGATCCCTTATATCCGTACTTCTCGAGTGTCTCGACAAATTTATCCTCAAATTTCTTTCCACCTGACCATCTCACCTGCCCAAACAAGTATTGTAAACACCGGACGAGTTTTTTAAGACAAATAAGTCGCCAGTTTATCATTCAAATCTGTTTCTCGAAATAAGATAGGTTGTAGtaagaagaaaagaaggaaCTTACATGTTGATTGATAAATACAGGATTTTTTATCTCTGGATATATTCCAACAACTCGTGGTGCATCAAGAGCGATTGAAATAAACTCTTCAAAAGTGATTATAGGAAATTTACCTGCAAAGTGATATGAAACAAATTGCAGGTGTTCGGATTTCTGTTTCGGACATAATGTGtttcatatttattttcatataattGTACTACATCTTCAGGACTAACCATTATACTGCTGATCCCGAAAATGATATCTCTGCTTCACTCGCAACGATTTTAACTCTTCTATGGTGAAATCAACTGGACATCataacagcatatataaaaattttgaacTACAAAAAATAAGCAAAAAATATTGTACTGTGACACAGATGAATTATGGCAAACATAGATCACATCTTAAAGTTCACCTCGATCAGATGCATGAAATgtgaaagaaaaatatttccaGTTCTGATTGTGTTCTGACCtgtgaaatagcctgtaatattGTCCCCTTGAACCTCATAAGTCCTCTTTCTATCATAGAATTCCTTGTGCATAGCTATATCAGTTATATCATCAAGGTTTACATCATGGAAGCATATAAGAACACCATCTTTCGAAGACAGGATATCAGACTCTATGAAATCAGCACCTTCTTCAATAGCTCGCTGCAAGTTAGTTtatcacatatatatcaaatatgACAGTAGCATGCAGAAAATATAGCTCACCAATccaacattgataaaaaattTGCATTAGGATTGGCCTGTTGTGAGTGAACAATATTAACTTTGAACTGACCATATTCAAGTCTCTGTACTAGTTCAAAAGGTATTAACTACTACTGAGCCATGATATCGAGAATGATGCATTTGAGATCATGATGTTAATTTCATGGAAGTAactgaattaattaattactgACAACGAGAAGGAACTTCAGTAAGACAGGTTGGACAACAATAATaagcacatatatatatatatatacatatatatatatgtatatatatatatatgtggaaGGTACAGGAAAATATACCATGTAAGCAGCAGCTGTTTCTTCGGGAATTTCTCCATTCGAACCACGATGTGCAATGTTGTATGGACGAAATGTTTGAAGTGGCTGTCTGTTTCTGTCATTTCTTCTGCTGGGAAGAGGGTAAAGAGCTCTTGCCGAGCACCCAACAATCAATAGAAGAAAAAAGAAAGGGGCATGACCTGCAAAGCGATGCAGGACATACAAAACTGAGCACTGGGAAATAGGTACGTGGtgccaatttttcttttttttgtagTATTGAAAGGAAAATTTTACATAGTATCAGCTTGAAGCACACAATTGTAATATAATAATTCTTAGAACATGAAACAAAATTACCAACTGATAGAGACAAGCATTTTACAGAATTAAACAACACAACACAGAATTTtagttaaattaaaataaagagaTTAGCAAATTCCTACTATGTAACGTTGTGTAAGAGTAAACCACATCAACAATAGCCATCAGATAAGCTAATTTGAGCACTTAAAATCTTTTCAGACTATGTTGTCCTTCTGAGGCTGTTTCTTCCATAAACACAACAAATATGCACCAGCTTGAAGTTTGCCACTCAAACTTAACAAGCATAAGCAAAAATTCATGTCACCGACTACAAAGCTCAAGACTTTTAACATCCAAACCGACTGTCATCAACGAAATCTGAGTACAAAATACCAAAAATCATATTGATTTGATCGAATGCTTGATGCCCCTGTAGCTCAAGTTGCTCCGATTGTATGAATCATCAAATACTATCTAATTttccaacaaatttttaaaCAGAAAATGTTCAAACATAACTCAGTTCAGACATTGCTGACACAGAAGTAAACTTCATAAAAATCCCACAAAACCCAGCTGGCCAAAACTTCTAAAGTTCGATACATTCCAGAAAGCAGCAATATACGTAACAAAGCAGACTCGATATTTAATCATGCATTCTACCGAAATTAAAAAACAGAAGCAAACGCTATATCTTTAAACAAACTAAATCAGTAAATTATCGTCATAATCTCTCTGTACGATCACAAGAAACATTgagcaaatttcaagaaatgcAGAAAATTGATACTCACAGAACGAACCCATTAAGCTCTGGTGCTGATCCCGTTTTCCTCCTCCCTCTTTGAATGCTCtttaaatacaaattttgatccaaatggTTCCTTGTTTCTTCATTATATATCGTCGCGAATGCGGATTCTTTGCCTCGGATCTACATAAACTGTGCGAATATTCCAACCATCGGAGGAGAAAGCATGCGAGAGAGAAGGCCGTCTCAAAGGTTCTTGATTATTTTAGGAATTCAGGCCTTTAATTCTTCGACTATTTTGTGTTGGTTTGACTGCTGATGCCATAGAAGCGCACAATTTGGTGCATGTGTAATCCATCTCTCTTCAATATCATCCACCATTCATTTGttctcatttttctttaaaaagattCATTTGTTCTTATTAAATAATCgacaaaatatcaattttaattttgtatatattatatgaaaaaaaaaattagtttttatttttgttaaattaattataatctTGTAACTCTTACGTTTCACAATCAATTTCAATCTAACCAAAATTAcggaaataaattattaattttttagaaTATTGATAAACACATTTACATATCACGATAtacgacaaaaacttgtgtgagacggtctcacgaatagtaagtattactttttatactaagattattattttttattgcgaATATCGATAAAATTGACCTgtatcacagataaatatttgtgAGACGACTCACTCCACGATATACTcgtaattataaaattttaacaatCACTTATTTAATTATCATGAGAATAGATGACTAAAAATTTCATGTCTGGATACACATTGTCTAGATAAATTTGGGTCAACTTTTTAAGAGCATCTTCATTCTTTTTGGAATAATAATATTCATAATCTAACATTTCCCGAGTGATTAACGAGATGCTAGCCATAATATTACCCAATGATATTTATTAGAtctcgtaaaaaaaaaaaattatgaacatCATATTTAAGAATAAATATGAATTGTTGAATGTATATTTGACAAAATATCTTTAGATAGGTTGAACCCAAAGCACATGAGAGCTCTAATCTCACGATAATCTTTGAAATCAGTCATCAAAATCTCAAGTGCTCTAACAATATCTTGATTCTCATTAGGAGCAAAGACCCTCAAGATTCATTAAAAACAGGCTTCCTACATTTACAATAATCGAAGATTAAGGTGTTTGCGATCGTTTTGATTGCACGGGACCGGTGATTTTTGACCAATATTGGTGTTGGCAATCAAGAAGAGATTACCTGCATCTCAAAAAACTTACTTCTTTGGTTGATCCAAATAACTCCCAAAAGGTACTCAGATACCAGGACATGTCCTGTTTGAGATGATGGTTTCTTTTTCTCCATGGCAATGGTGAACTAGTAAAACATTCAAGAAACAGCAATTGAGCTCCACAAACAAGATGGGAATATCTTATACTAACTCTTCACCCTCACATCGGTACGACGACCAAGAGGAAAGGGTGTAAAACAAGGAATTTAGAATAAATTTCAAGTGCATATACAAAAAAAGAAAATCCGAAGTTCTTCGTTGCAATTAAAATTTCATCGATGTAAAACTTGTTTCACAAACAGCTGGTCTAAAAAACATTGATTTAGAAAATGATTAATGGAAAGTGAAAGCAGAGCCAAAAAACGAGCCACCACACTGAAATAGCTAGGCACTTGGTATGCAGTTCATTTTCATATGGCCATCATATAACCATACTGGCGCATCAAGACAATGGAGCCAGCAAAGAGCCCAAATGCACGGAATAACTTCtgaaatgagagaaaagaaTGGGATAATGAGTTAAATAAAAAGAAGGCAACAGAAAGCATATAGCAGAGCGATTTAGAGTCGTAAATTTCGaccaacaataaaaaaaaaatactcacAAAAATAAGACTGGTGTTGAAATTTTTGGATCTAAGAAAGTGGTCGGCCGTATGCAAAGACAATGATCTCTACGAATTTCTTAAACACTAAATCTTCCAACGAACCAATGAAACAACAAAAATAAGGTTATCCAACAAACTGCAAATCCTTTGCACAAAAAGATAACGGAACAGGTTGTAAAGTTGGTATATTAAATTGCAATCCGAATTGAGAGAGCGAAAAACATCGTAAAATTTGCCATTCCTTGTACCAATCCATTTGGTATTCAACATTATTCCCCACCTTTACGATGGATTATATCATTATATTACCATCACAAATTCCTTGAGACAGGTGAAAATGGTGAAAACTAATTTTCATGGAAttttctttccaagattattggAAGATGTCAAGGCTTTGCTAACTCAGGATTATTGTGTAGAGATTGTTCATATTTATTGCGCGGGGAATCAAGCTGTGGATTGCCTCGCAAATTTTGCCATTAATAGTTGTCAATAAATTCTCTTTTTTCGATGCATTTCCTTCTAGTCTAGAGAATATTCTTCTCTGCGATCTCATTGAAATAGCTTATCCACAAATTTGCATGTTTTAGATTTCTTTGATATGTTCCTTTTCTGTATTTGGGTCGCTATACCCTGTTCTTCTAGCAAAAATTAGTCCTTACAATAGGATATCTTCACATTTCTTTCAAAatcgaaaaaacaaaaaagttttCCCAGTCCAACATCCAAAAATAACCTATTGGAAAGATAGCAAACCCTGCACTAAAAGGGGATGAAAAATGTCTAAGCAGCAGTGAGCGCGGAAATCCATTCATATCTACTTCCACCATCCATATTCCCAGAGATCTAATTGATTTCATGATTTTGTAGGAGTAAAAACAAGCAATCAATATACACTCCACTGGTTTCGAAAAAAACTGAAAAATGTTTTCCCTGTCAATTCAAACAACCAGAACGACTCATCGAATCTCAAAAAATGCTAAACAATAATTACTTTTATTCCATAAAACCAACTATCAGATGTAAAAAGCTCAGCTGCAAAACATACAAGGAAAAAGTTCCTCATCCCAGTGATCACAAATAAAACTCAACCTATCGGCAAATAAATTCACGTTAATACCAATTTTATCtccaaaaataaagaaaaatttaaacACCGAAAGAGATTAGAGAAGCAATAGAATAAGGTGATTCAAAAATACCATGTTGAGCTCCCATTTTTCAGGGTCATGGACTTGAGAGTGCCAAAAAGCTTTGATATTCTCCACCGATAACACTCCATCCGCCATCGGAACGCCTTCTTCCTCGCTTTTCTGCTACCCACGGCGGAGATAACTCGAGTCTGCGTTTTTTCAGGGCGTGTAGATGTTAGGGTTTTGGATCGGGGTTTTAGGGAGAGAAACCAGGAATAGAGGGGCCTATacataattattgaatttttttatgaagattgaaataaataataaatcggTTAATTAAATTGAACACACTTCGAACCCTAAACCTAGATCCTcttttttttcgactccaaaaACTTGTGGCTCGATTTCCATTATGTTCTTATAAATGAAAGGCCGAAAACAAAATCGAAATCGGAATCGGAATCGagaattaattttaagtttaagtttaagAGTAAGCAGTGGCGtagtcaaaaatattttttccggtggacagattatttttaaatattaatttgaacTTCATATAATAGAAATAAAAAAGAAGTTAAAGGAACATACTGAATTCTTATTTAAGTCGAATTTTGCGATTTTTCAATGTATCAAACTTGTTTATGATAAATTATggtttgtttcaacctacccgtgcaggcaatgcctgcacgggcaatgaacggcccggatcactccatatgagtgatccgggcccacctccctgtaaaaaaaaaataataattggctcgaaaaaattcgagccgttggatcgacccctgcaggcagtgcccgcaggggtagggtcgaccgaaccataaattatgtataaatacCCAGAGCAATATCCCTCTCTATATAAACAACCATGGTATTGGCCAAAATGTCATTTTCCATTTTATAATGAAGTGGCGTCTTAACGAGTTTCATCCCTGAAAAAGCTCGTTCTGTAGTTGTTGTAGAAACTGGAAGAGTCAAAACCAATCGAACCAAGCtatcaatcaaatgatagatAATCGACTTCGTTGTTCTGGCCAATGTTTGGCACAAATGATGCAAAGAATCAAGATTTTGAAACTGCGGATGACGCGGTACATCAAACTTATAATGATCTAATTCTCTCATCAAATCTTCTATTTCTTCTTGACTGAAATCATGGTAGTAGAACTTATCAACAAGAGAATAAATGTCACATAGAGAAAATGATCTGAATCCACCAACGGGACTCAAAGCATTACTAAGAGTAAGAAGTTCCATTGTGCTCTATGAAAATCTCTCGTTCAATTCCATCAACTGAAAATCTATTACTGCGTTGAATATTTCAAAATGATAGTGATCATGgactgttttattatttttcagctgACAAGAACGTTTTGTACCTCGCGTGTAGCAATCATCAAAGTCTGGTACCTCAATATCATTACTTTCACAAAACTTAATCACACTCCAAAGAAATTCTTCCCATCTACCATCTCAGATCTGCTGAAGATTTATTCTAGTCGTAGAAACCAAATTCATAGCATTCAAAATATCTATGTCATTCTTCTGTAATGTCTGACACAACTTTTCTGATATTCCCAAAACTTCATGCATAAAAAACAACACAAATACAAAGTCAAATGATTTTATATCCAAGCACAAACCTTTAGCCTCTCCTCGAATGTTACTATTGAGACCTTTGTCAACAAGATCTTGAAGAAGTATACTCACTGAACCAAACAAACCAATGAATCTCCTAACAGAGTTGAAATGTGAACTCCAACGAGTAGCTCCAGCTCGTATCAAAGAACAATCTTGATTAGCTCCAGTACCAGTGTCAATTTCTCCCGATTCTATCAAATCATTAATTTCATCTTTTCGGATAGATTTCAATTGAAAATGACGTTTAG
This window of the Primulina tabacum isolate GXHZ01 chromosome 12, ASM2559414v2, whole genome shotgun sequence genome carries:
- the LOC142521159 gene encoding glycerophosphodiester phosphodiesterase GDPD6-like isoform X1; the encoded protein is MGSFCHAPFFFLLLIVGCSARALYPLPSRRNDRNRQPLQTFRPYNIAHRGSNGEIPEETAAAYMRAIEEGADFIESDILSSKDGVLICFHDVNLDDITDIAMHKEFYDRKRTYEVQGDNITGYFTVDFTIEELKSLRVKQRYHFRDQQYNGKFPIITFEEFISIALDAPRVVGIYPEIKNPVFINQHVRWSGGKKFEDKFVETLEKYGYKGSYLSKQWLKQPVFIQSFAPTSLTYISNLTDVPKIFLIDDTTMPTQDTNQSFWEITSDKYLDFIKEYVVGIGPWKDTLVTASDNYLQTPTDLVARAQTHNLQVHPYTFRNENQFLHFNFSEDPYNEYKYWMHTIGVDGLFTDFTGSLHQYQEWASPFPSDEEDAYKLLDKIVSMITKFKH
- the LOC142521159 gene encoding glycerophosphodiester phosphodiesterase GDPD6-like isoform X2 codes for the protein MGHAPFFFLLLIVGCSARALYPLPSRRNDRNRQPLQTFRPYNIAHRGSNGEIPEETAAAYMRAIEEGADFIESDILSSKDGVLICFHDVNLDDITDIAMHKEFYDRKRTYEVQGDNITGYFTVDFTIEELKSLRVKQRYHFRDQQYNGKFPIITFEEFISIALDAPRVVGIYPEIKNPVFINQHVRWSGGKKFEDKFVETLEKYGYKGSYLSKQWLKQPVFIQSFAPTSLTYISNLTDVPKIFLIDDTTMPTQDTNQSFWEITSDKYLDFIKEYVVGIGPWKDTLVTASDNYLQTPTDLVARAQTHNLQVHPYTFRNENQFLHFNFSEDPYNEYKYWMHTIGVDGLFTDFTGSLHQYQEWASPFPSDEEDAYKLLDKIVSMITKFKH
- the LOC142520407 gene encoding uncharacterized protein LOC142520407 yields the protein MELLTLSNALSPVGGFRSFSLCDIYSLVDKFYYHDFSQEEIEDLMRELDHYKFDVPRHPQFQNLDSLHHLCQTLARTTKSIIYHLIDSLVRLVLTLPVSTTTTERAFSGMKLVKTPLHYKMENDILANTMVVYIERDIALGIYT